CTGGGGGGCAGCAGCACTAAATGCCAATGGTGTGACTCACGCAAAGCCGGCCAGATTGCCCTCACCAGCTGGTAGAACCAGCGGGCAGTTTTCTCCACGTCCAGGTAGGAGCCCGTGCACAGGCTATGAAGGAGGCTGGGATCCTGAtgcctcctcagctcctcctcagggTGGTGCAGGAAGCACAGCATGTTCTCACCCTGCCGCTCGCTCGTGCAGGTGCACTCCTGCTGCACGCGGATGCGGAAGTTCCTCAAGCgcctctgccctgcagtgcccagctctagGTGGAAGCTGTGCCCTCGGGGAGGTGTCATGGGTATGAGCACCTGGTACACGACATCCTGCTCACGAGGACTCCAACCTTCGAAGGCACTGCCCACCCCAATGGCTCCTTGCAGCACCGGATAGAAACTGTTGGACAAGACCCGTcgaaaataaattgcaaaatgCTCCATCAGGCTTCTTGTCCACATGCGTCCTTCCTGCAGGTCCCACACAGGCCACTGTATGCGCTCCATTATGATTCTCCCAAAGTTATCGGCACCATCACGGTATTCTTCCACTTGATTTCCAACATCATTGACGTTTGCTGCGTTGGCAGCCTCATTGCCAACTTCATTTGCAGCATCACGTTCTTCATTCGCAGCAGCATTGTCGACATCCTCTGCGTGGCCATCATCACTGTCATCTTCCTCCGCCTCCATGTCACTGTCTCCCTCATCTTCATTTCCAGCGTCTTCTTCATATGCATCCACATTTTCGACTTCCTCTTCATCTACACCATCGTGTCCttctccttgctcctctctcctcaggCTGCCTTTCCTCCACATATACCACAGTGccaagagaaggagcaggagcccagcaggagcccagagctgccagtgctgccaggcagagcagagcaggtctCCCCAGGCCAAGAGACCCTGCTTCACCAGGACCAGCTGCTCCACCTCCCGCTCCAGACGAatcttctcctcttcctggagCTTGGCACGCACCTCCATTCGCAGACGTGTCACCTCGTCCAAGCCATCACCCACGGGCTCTGGGTACTGGACTACACTTTGCAAGAGCAAGAGCCACAATACCCAGGTatccatggtctgcaggaggatgGCGAGAAGGCCTTGAAAGGGGCTGAGAGggaggcagctggcagcagggccgggggaggcagctgggacgGGAATCCCAGGGATCGGGGAGCAGGAAGGACAGGACCCCAGAGAGCTGGCAAGCAGCCAGGCCCGTTCCGCTgcccgagcagcagcagcagcagcccgagcagcagcagcagcagcagcatcacagtgCCCTGCCCAAGGCTGTGCCATGAGGggctgttcctggctgcagggggaaaagCCAGCCCCGGGTGCAGCGTTTCTGCCCCggcccttgtccccagcccagcctccccacCACGTGTGCACTCACCGCTTGCCCAAGCAATACAGGGCCAGCGTTACCTGCTGGGGCCTTGCATAGCTGCCCCCATTTGTGACACGGCCCCATGATGTCATGGATGTCACAgtacagcacagccagcccagccccacgctTTGTCCCCACCCCAGCTCACAATGTTGGAGGGGCCCTGGCGCACCGGTTAAGGCAGCCTTTGAGTGAATCTTCTTCAAAGGACCTCTCTTGGCCCTTCTCTTGTCTTTCTGATCAGCTGCCCTCCACTGGCAATCTCATAGATACCCATGTTGGAAGGCACCCTTGAGGATCATGGAGTCTAAGCCTTGACTCCATGCTGAGCTTCAGTTAAATCTCTGATACTATAAAAGCTGCGCTTTGGTTTCagccttgctgcttttcttaaGGATGAGCATGACGGcatcctcctgcttcccccCACAACCACTCGTGTACCAGGCCTCTGGGAGAGCgctccttttgctgctcccgAAAGGGTTTGCCAGTACAATTGTTCTGCATGAGAAAGATGTCTTTTGGGTGACCACTTCCAGATGGATTGGTCTGTCTTTCTGTGCATAAACAGGCACAGCTACACAGACTGCAGTGATGAACCGCCATCTAAGAGTCACAGGCTGCTATTGTAGGTCTTCCCCCTGATTCCTACCCAAAAATGCTCAACCCCATCAGCACCATCATTAAGCTCTAGGCAGGTGGAAGCCCACCTTACATAGAGGGTGACCCCAGCACCTCTCCTTTCATGCCTGTGCCTTCTACAGGCTTACAGATATATAAACCAGAGGGAGCGTAAAACAGAGGGGTGTTGTGGTGGCCAACAGCTCAACTGAAGGCCTCACAGTTTCATTTCATCCTAATTTTGTAACTGAAGCATAAGTAATTCTATAAGTACTTTAATTAGAAAACTTAACCAGTGTGGACCGTTGGGGAGCAGGCCCGGACCGTTGGGGACCCCAGCAGCTACTGCCTGTTTGGCTGCGTGGCAACTGGTTCAACCAATATGGACTGACCAGGCAGGCATTCAGATCTGCAAAGGAAGAGAGCACTCAATAAAAGTTGGTTGCTGTGCATGAACCGTGGTGTGCGTGTATGGTGCCATTCCTGCCTCTGCAATCAAAGTGACCGAGGGGCTCCATGCAGTAGGCAACTCGGGAAGTCTTGTACCTTCCGAGTACCTcaggcagtgggggaaggaagagggtGATGCACCTGGGAATAAGGACAAAAAAGGAGGCTGCGCCCTTGTCCTGGGTCTCAACAAATCGAGACACCCCAAGGGGAAATGTCCcttggcctctccctttattccaaTAACATGACAAGTCTCCTCTGTGTCCTCCCTGGACTAACCTCTGGCGTCGTGAAGTTTTTCCCCCACAGGGAGACACCCTACTCCTTCAGCGCCCATTCTCCAGCTCTTCTCTGCTTTCTAACACATCTAGAAGCCCGTGTCCTTGCTGCTGCACGGATCTCTCACGGCTCTCTGCCAGCCGCAcgccagagctcccagctccgGCTGGCAGGGCCTCAGCGCCCGCCCTGTGCCCTCCCGCCCCGACGGCCAGACCAGGCCCTGCTTGCTGCCCTCATGGTGACACTCCTGGCCCCAGTGCTCTCCAAGGCCTTCTCTGGGGGCACCTTCCTGCGGCCTTTCACTCCCTGAACGAGgcccagcagagagctgagaggggctgtggacaagggcctgcagggacagcaccaggcccagtggCTTCCCACTGACAGCGGGCAGGCTTGGGCTGGAGATGCACAAGAAATTCTTGCCTCTCAGGCTGCTCAGGCCCCGGCCCACGCTGCTCAcgctgcagctgtggctgccccatccctggcagtgttccaggccaggctggacggggcttgaAACAACCGGGCCTaggggaagctgtccctgcccttggcagcaggGTTGCAACAAGACCGTTTTTAAGGGCCCTTCCAAGGCAGGCCCTTCTGGCATTCTGTCATCACAggggccgggggcagctggACTTAATTTCGGATTAGGACCAATTCGGCACTGCAAGTTTGGCTAATTTCAAGGAGACTCTTCACAAGCCCAGATACACAACTTGTCGCTTTTACCTATACTGTAGGTCTAGTTGAGGCCAATAAAGTCTTGCACAACCCAGGTTCTGGAATATTGTAGTTTATTGAATCAAGAGCAACAAAATTTCCAGGTTGCTACGCACAAAGGCACTAACTATAGAACATAATTGTGTGTCCCCAAAAGGCAGAGACACGATCTATGGCTTTACTacgacataaaaaaaaaattcttatatgCAATATAGAAGGTAAAAGCGTTATGCATAAATGTATCTACTTATGACAATCTTTCCAGATATAAATGCCCTAAGAGCATTAATATGTATCACAACTTAGAGAGACACTAAATATTGGCTATATTGCcttctttaaacaaaattacatGTTTGACTCTTTAGAATAATTTCTCATCATGATATAATGGTTACATAATTCATGGAGTTgacaatatttatattattctattggcttttattatattttactatTCTAGATGATAATTGAAAAGCTTTCTCGCATATAATATGTACACAGGGGagagatatacatatatatacacacaaattaACAACCTAGATCTTTACATATAAAAAAGATCAGGTCAGCTCCAACACAGTTGCTACAATGCTGACCTGAAGGATTCCCATGCAGAAGCAAGGAAAAACACCGTCCATTGACTGATCCCAAACCTTGCCCAGGGATTGTGGAGTCTATCTCCCCAGAGAGAGTCAAGAACCTTGACCAGAACGCAATCCTTTGTAGTGTAGAGCGGGAAGACCTGCCTGGAGCACCCCTGAACCAAATGATAGCACCAGCGGTCCTTTCAAACATTCCCTCCGCTGGGATTCTGAGATCGGCGTCCCTGCACAAGGCGAAGCTCTCAGAGGGAAAATGGACTCAAAGAAAGAGGTGGGCGAATAATAGCATTTCCTCATGCGTGTTCCTTGATCTTTGTAGCCAAActggatgcagtgctggggaggctcTCGAGGCCACActgcggctgctgctggcatAGTGCTGCTACGCAGcgttttcccttccctctctgtaGCCCACattctcccttcttttcccgTCTAGTGAGCGCTGGTTCTCTGCCACCAGGTGTGAGCCTCACaagcacagctctctgcaggagAACCTCTTTCACTGTTCATTTTTAAGGATCCGTTTGAACCAATGGTGCAGATCCACGTACTGGCTCATTGCCTGGGAGTGGGCAAACGGATCCATCACCAGGTCATGGAAGAGATTGCATGACCTGGCCATTAGGACCTCTGGGGGCAAGCGGATCCCCTCAGGAAGCCTCTGGTTGCCCACAATGAAGTGATTGAGGCGTCTCATTTCCACACACGTGCGCAGGCTCTCGCTGATATCCATCAGCCGCCTCACAAAATGTCTCCTGCGCCACTGTGACACGGGCAAGATGCTCAGGAGGTGCATGACAATGGTCTTGATGGTATAGGTGGAGAAGCCTAAGCCCAGCTGAAGACGAGTGAAGAACTGCAGGCATTTCAGGTGCAAGCTGTCAGGGGGAGCCCGCCTGGCGATGTACCTGAAGAACTTCATCTCGGCCACGGCGTAGCTCTCCGGCCAGATTGTGCTGGAGGTGTGGGCTTGCCTAGGCTGGCTGCTTACAAAGACGTCTGAGTTGCCTTGCCGCACCCCAAACAGCATCTCGATCCGGTAGCTTTCTCTGCCATTGGTCACCTTGAACTGGCAGGAGCGTCTGGGGGGCAGCAGCACTAAATGCCAATGGTGTGACTCACGCAAAGCCGGCCAGATTGCCCTCACCAGCTGGTAGAACCAGCGGGCAGTTTTCTCCACGTCCAGGTAGGAGCCCGTGCACAGGCTATGAAGGAGGCTGGGATCCTGAtgcctcctcagctcctcctcagggTGGTGCAGGAAGCACAGCATGTTCTCACCCTGCCGCTCGCTCGTGCAGGTGCACTCCTGCTGCACGCGGATGCGGAAGTTCCTCAAGCgcctctgccctgcagtgcccagctctagGTGGAAGCTGTGCCCTCGGGGAGGTGTCATGGGTATGAGCACCTGGTACACGACATCCTGCTCACGAGGACTCCAACCTTCGAAGGCACTGCCCACCCCAATGGCTCCTTGCAGCACCGGATAGAAACTGTTGGACAAGACCCGTcgaaaataaattgcaaaatgCTCCATCAGGCTTCTTGTCCACATGCGTCCTTCCTGCAGGTCCCACACAGGCCACTGTATGCGCTCCATTATGATTCTCCCAAAGTTATCGGCACCATCACGGTATTCTTCCACTTGATTTCCAACATCATTGACGTTTGCTGCGTTGGCAGCCTCATTGCCAACTTCATTTGCAGCATCACGTTCTTCATTCGCAGCAGCATTGTCGACATCCTCTGCGTGGCCATCATCACTGTCATCTTCCTCCGCCTCCATGTCACTGTCTCCCTCATCTTCATTTCCAGCGTCTTCTTCATATGCATCCACATTTTCGACTTCCTCTTCATCTACACCATCGTGTCCttctccttgctcctctctcctcaggCTGCCTTTCCTCCACATATACCACAGTGccaagagaaggagcaggagcccagcaggagcccagagctgccagtgctgccaggcagagcagagcaggtctCCCCAGGCCAAGAGACCCTGCTTCACCAGGACCAGCTGCTCCACCTCCCGCTCCAGACGAatcttctcctcttcctggagCTTGGCACGCACCTCCATTCGCAGACGTGTCACCTCGTCCAAGCCATCACCCACGGGCTCTGGGTACTGGACTACACTTTGCAAGAGCAAGAGCCACAATACCCAGGTatccatggtctgcaggaggatgGCGAGAAGGCCTTGAAAGGGGCTGAGAGggaggcagctggcagcagggccgggggaggcagctgggacgGGAATCCCAGGGATCGGGGAGCAGGAAGGACAGGACCCCAGAGAGCTGGCAAGCAGCCAGGCCCGTTCCGCTgcccgagcagcagcagcagcagcagcatcacagtgCCCTGCCCAAGGCTGTGCCATGAGGggctgttcctggctgcagggggaaaagCCAGCCCCGGGTGCAGCGTTTCTGCCCCggcccttgtccccagcccagcctccccacCACGTGTGCACTCACCGCTTGCCCAAGCAATACAGGGCCAGCGTTACCTGCTGGGGCCTTGCATAGCTGCCCCCATTTGTGACACGGCCCCATGATGTCATGGATGTCACAgtacagcacagccagcccagccccacgctTTGTCCCCACCCCAGCTCACAATGTTGGAGGGGCCCTGGCGCACCGGTTAAGGCAGCCTTTGAGTGAATCTTCTTCAAAGGACCTCTCTTGGCCCTTCTCTTGTCTTTCTGATCAGCTGCCCTCCACTGGCAATCTCATAGATACCCATGTTGGAAGGCACCCTTGAGGATCATGGAGTCTAAGCCTTGACTCCATGCTGAGCTTCAGTTAAATCTCTGATACTATAAAAGCTGCGCTTTGGTTTCagccttgctgcttttcttaaGGATGAGCATGACGGcatcctcctgcttcccccCACAACCACTCGTGTACCAGGCCTCTGGGAGAGCgctccttttgctgctcccgAAAGGGTTTGCCAGTACAATTGTTCTGCATGAGAAAGATGTCTTTTGGGTGACCACTTCCAGATGGATTGGTCTGTCTTTCTGTGCATAAACAGGCACAGCTACACAGACTGCAGTGATGAACCGCCATCTAAGAGTCACAGGCTGCTATTGTAGGTCTTCCCCCTGATTCCTACCCAAAAATGCTCAACCCCATCAGCACCATCATTAAGCTCTAGGCAGGTGGAAGCCCACCTTACATAGAGGGTGACCCCAGCACCTCTCCTTTCATGCCTGTGCCTTCTACAGGCTTACAGATATATAAACCAGAGGGAGCGTAAAACAGAGGGGTGTTGTGGTGGCCAACAGCTCAACTGAAGGCCTCACAGTTTCATTTCATCCTAATTTTGTAACTGAAGCATAAGTAATTCTATAAGTACTTTAATTAGAAAACTTAACCAGTGTGGACCGTTGGGGAGCAGGCCCGGACCGTTGGGGACCCCAGCAGCTACTGCCTGTTTGGCTGCGTGGCAACTGGTTCAACCAATATGGACTGACCAGGCAGGCATTCAGATCTGCAAAGGAAGAGAGCACTCAATAAAAGTTGGTTGCTGTGCATGAACCGTGGTGTGCGTGTATGGTGCCATTCCTGCCTCTGCAATCAAAGTGACCGAGGGGCTCCATGCAGTAGGCAACTCGGGAAGTCTTGTACCTTCCGAGTACCTcaggcagtgggggaaggaagagggtGATGCACCTGGGAATAAGGACAAAAAAGGAGGCTGCGCCCTTGTCCTGGGTCTCAACAAATCGAGACACCCCAAGGGGAAATGTCCcttggcctctccctttattccaaTAACATGACAAGTCTCCTCTGTGTCCTCCCTGGACTAACCTCTGGCGTCGTGAAGTTTTTCCCCCACAGGGAGACACCCTACTCCTTCAGCGCCCATTCTCCAGCTCTTCTCTGCTTTCTAACACATCTAGAAGCCCGTGTCCTTGCTGCTGCACGGATCTCTCACGGCTCTCTGCCAGCCGCAcgccagagctcccagctccgGCTGGCAGGGCCTCAGCGCCCGCCCTGTGCCCTCCCGCCCCGACGGCCAGACCAGGCCCTGCTTGCTGCCCTCATGGTGACACTCCTGGCCCCAGTGCTCTCCAAGGCCTTCTCTGGGGGCACCTTCCTGCGGCCTTTCACTCCCTGAACGAGgcccagcagagagctgagaggggctgtggacaagggcctgcagggacagcaccaggcccagtggCTTCCCACTGACAGCGGGCAGGCTTGGGCTGGAGATGCACAAGAAATTCTTGCCTCTCAGGCTGCTCAGGCCCCGGCCCACGCTGCTCAcgctgcagctgtggctgccccatccctggcagtgttccaggccaggctggacggggcttgaAACAACCGGGCCTaggggaagctgtccctgcccttggcagcaggGTTGCAACAAGACCGTTTTTAAGGGCCCTTCCAAGGCAGGCCCTTCTGGCATTCTGTCATCACAggggccgggggcagctggACTTAATTTCGGATTAGGACCAATTCGGCACTGCAAGTTTGGCTAATTTCAAGGAGACTCTTCACAAGCCCAGATACACAACTTGTCGCTTTTACCTATACTGTAGGTCTAGTTGAGGCCAATAAAGTCTTGCACAACCCAGGTTCTGGAATATTGTAGTTTATTGAATCAAGAGCAACAAAATTTCCAGGTTGCTACGCACAAAGGCACTAACTATAGAACATAATTGTGTGTCCCCAAAAGGCAGAGACACGATCTATGGCTTTACTacgacataaaaaaaaattcttatatgCAATATAGAAGGTAAAAGCGTTATGCATAAATGTATCTACTTATGACAATCTTTCCAGATATAAATGCCCTAAGAGCATTAATATGTATCACAACTTAGAGAGACACTAAATATTGGCTATATTGCcttctttaaacaaaattacatGTTTGACTCTTTAGAATAATTTCTCATCATGATATAATGGTTACATAATTCATGGAGTTgacaatatttatattattctattggcttttattatattttactatTCTAGATGATAATTGAAAAGCTTTCTCGCATATAATATGTACACAGGGGagagatatacatatatatacacacaaattaACAACCTAGATCTTTACATATAAAAAAGATCAGGTCAGCTCCAACACAGTTGCTACAATGCTGACCTGAAGGATTCCCATGCAGAAGCAAGGAAAAACACCGTCCATTGACTGATCCCAAACCTTGCCCAGGGATTGTGGAGTCTATCTCCCCAGAGAGAGTCAAGAACCTTGACCGGAACGCAATCCTTTGTAGTGTAGAGCGGGAAGACCTGCCTGGAGCACCCCTGAACCAAATGATAGCACCAGCGGTCCTTTCAAACATTCCCTCCGCTGGGATTCTGAGATCGGCGTCCCTGCACAAGGCGAAGCTCTCAGAGGGAAAATGGACTCAAAGAAA
Above is a genomic segment from Molothrus aeneus isolate 106 chromosome 32, BPBGC_Maene_1.0, whole genome shotgun sequence containing:
- the LOC136568385 gene encoding inositol 1,4,5-trisphosphate receptor-interacting protein-like 1 — protein: MEVRAKLQEEEKIRLEREVEQLVLVKQGLLAWGDLLCSAWQHWQLWAPAGLLLLLLALWYMWRKGSLRREEQGEGHDGVDEEEVENVDAYEEDAGNEDEGDSDMEAEEDDSDDGHAEDVDNAAANEERDAANEVGNEAANAANVNDVGNQVEEYRDGADNFGRIIMERIQWPVWDLQEGRMWTRSLMEHFAIYFRRVLSNSFYPVLQGAIGVGSAFEGWSPREQDVVYQVLIPMTPPRGHSFHLELGTAGQRRLRNFRIRVQQECTCTSERQGENMLCFLHHPEEELRRHQDPSLLHSLCTGSYLDVEKTARWFYQLVRAIWPALRESHHWHLVLLPPRRSCQFKVTNGRESYRIEMLFGVRQGNSDVFVSSQPRQAHTSSTIWPESYAVAEMKFFRYIARRAPPDSLHLKCLQFFTRLQLGLGFSTYTIKTIVMHLLSILPVSQWRRRHFVRRLMDISESLRTCVEMRRLNHFIVGNQRLPEGIRLPPEVLMARSCNLFHDLVMDPFAHSQAMSQYVDLHHWFKRILKNEQ
- the LOC136568386 gene encoding inositol 1,4,5-trisphosphate receptor-interacting protein-like 1; this translates as MEVRAKLQEEEKIRLEREVEQLVLVKQGLLAWGDLLCSAWQHWQLWAPAGLLLLLLALWYMWRKGSLRREEQGEGHDGVDEEEVENVDAYEEDAGNEDEGDSDMEAEEDDSDDGHAEDVDNAAANEERDAANEVGNEAANAANVNDVGNQVEEYRDGADNFGRIIMERIQWPVWDLQEGRMWTRSLMEHFAIYFRRVLSNSFYPVLQGAIGVGSAFEGWSPREQDVVYQVLIPMTPPRGHSFHLELGTAGQRRLRNFRIRVQQECTCTSERQGENMLCFLHHPEEELRRHQDPSLLHSLCTGSYLDVEKTARWFYQLVRAIWPALRESHHWHLVLLPPRRSCQFKVTNGRESYRIEMLFGVRQGNSDVFVSSQPRQAHTSSTIWPESYAVAEMKFFRYIARRAPPDSLHLKCLQFFTRLQLGLGFSTYTIKTIVMHLLSILPVSQWRRRHFVRRLMDISESLRTCVEMRRLNHFIVGNQRLPEGIRLPPEVLMARSCNLFHDLVMDPFAHSQAMSQYVDLHHWFKRILKNEQ